The Mycosarcoma maydis chromosome 6, whole genome shotgun sequence genomic sequence TTGACCATATCCTCTATAGCCTGGTACTGTGCTGGCAGATCAAGCCCAGCGACCGAGTTCTGCTGCACCTCAAGCATGCGGTTGAATTCTTCCCTCGAGGTCCATTCCATGATCTTCTCAGTCAAGCCAGTGTGGAGGCGCAAGCAGGCGTGCTCAGACTGAAGGCCACCAAGCTTGCCCACGAATGCACGAATCTGAGATACCGTCTTGGCTTGATGCCGACCCTCGTAGTCCTGATTGAGACGTTTCGCCGCACGATGCAGACAATCTCCAACGACGGCAAAGTTGAGATTGCGAATCTCAGCAAAGAGAAGATCGGTGCTAGCGTCGAGGCGATGCTTACGCTTCTTAGGCGCCGACGTCATCTGCAAGGGTGTGCCACTACCCGAGGCGTGCGGCTGAGCGCCAACCTCAGCCGTCTGTGCGTGACCAGTGAGCAAGGCAGGATCGACCTCAACGTGGCCGTTGTTGATACCAACCACTTCATCAACAAGGCCTTCGTAGGTGAGTTGAGTACACAGTGGCGTGGCATAGTCAACAGCACGATCGATAATGATCAGGCTGTCAATCAAATGACTCGGTGCTGTGAGTGCTGGGCTTGAGGGGTCCGAGGCCAAATGTTCTCGCCTCTGCCGAATCAGAAGATCGGCTAAACGACGTGCAAGCGCTCCTTTGCCGAGGATGCGAGGAAAGAGACCATACGCGTGCTGCAGCGTCATAAGCGCCTGCGCAGATCTGAAGATGGGCGTATGATCGCCATCGCAATAGATCCTCTTCCATGCTGTCTCATCTTCGAGGCTGATGAGGTCGTGGTCGAGCGGTACGAACTCAAGACCAAAGTCGAGGAGCGAGACGTCGGACAGCACAGCTTCCTGATCTAGAAACTGAAGACAGGGCTCGGTCCTGTGAGGGACGAACGAGATAGTATATGTGTGTTGCAGTGGAGAAGTGGGACGAACACTTCGGTCGGCTCGAAGATGTTCTGGACAGTGCCACGCAATTCAAAGCAAAAGCATGGCGGTCAGTTTTTGCTCACCGCTGCTGTACAAAGAAATAAGCAAGATGAGAGGAGAAAGGATGGGATGTCGCCTCCCGGCACAACCCAGCATCTGTGGAGGCGAAAGCAGAGCGGGGTTGTATAAGGAAGGAGCTTCGTTGGGAGCATCCTTGTCAGGAAGATCTCCTCGTTCTTTGGACATTGACTGACCGTATGCCTATCGTTGATGAAATCTAGTAGGCTCGGCTAATTGAGTCCAGGTCTGTTACGGTATTGGGATTAGGAATGTAGAGAAGAGGAGAGGGGAGAGGGGAGAGGGGGGGAGGGGAGAGGGGAGCGAGGAGTAGAAAAAGAAACCTACCAGCAATGGCCTTCATCCACTTGATCTCTGGACGGCAGATGTAGACGACCGATTTTGTCGGAGCATTGACAAATTTGAGGCCCGCTTTTACTTGTGCCTGGGAGTGTTTGGCGTCGTTCTTGGTGACGAAAGCGGCAGAAGCGGGCTCGAGCCAAAACATCTTTTCAACACCGTGCTGTTTGAGGCTTGAGACATCGGCAACGAGACCGAGTGGGCCAGCCAAGGAGGGATCCAGCATGAGCGTCTTTGCCTCTTTGATGGTATCCAAGGTGGACATGAGACCGCGACGTGCCAAATCAGTGAGGATGCGAGTGTCAAGCCCGTCCCATGGCTCTAAAATGGGCGGTGCCATGGCTGAAGGAGCTGTGGTGGGGCTGGAATTGCTCGCAGGGGTTTGGCTAGGAGCAGCAGTAGGACCCGCCTGGCGTGAAgccgttgctgccgaagcCATCATGGACGATACACTGAGGAGAACTGTTTGTGGCAGAGACTTGGGTTGCGACCTCCTCCCGCTTTCGGTGAACTTAGAGCGTCAAAGCTACGTTTGCACGGCGACCTGCGGATGCGTACGATGTTGCGGCGGGAGGAGGTCGGCAAAGACGTTTCAATAGTAAGGAAAGGAGGTGACCGCAGCAGAGATGACGTTCAGCTCTGCCATGCCAGTCACAGCCCGAGGAAGGAAGAAACAGGTTGCTGTACACAGCTGAGCGTGTGATTGGTTGATTGGTgaagcagtcgtgagtaagGAAGATGCACGATGGTCCGACGTCaaccaatcacgagtcaacACGATTCTACCTTTACGCTTGACCAAAAAgaaacaagcacgaagcgtgaagcgtgaagcaccAAGCTTGAAGGCTCGTGCAGTTTTCCCCTTTTTGGGGTTGTGAGATCACCTATGAATtcgacaatcgtgaattgccTTTTTTTCTGTCTCAAGGCACGAGGCCGACTTCCGAGTCACTTAGAAGCGcgtgcattcgtgattcacgattccagctCACGAATTCAGAAACGCGGGAAGAAACAACTCACCTTGCACACGACCAACTCTCACAGCTCTACTTCTCATCATTTCTTGCAGAGACCATCTGCGCATCAGCCTTTGGTCACGGCCACACAATCGTCGCATGTTGATATACACATCTGGACTCCCTCATTTCCGTTTGTTCTTCCCTTTTGTCGCTCCTTTTCGTCTCAGCAACCACGTCGCTCCACTTAGCAAAGgcttgctttcttcttcGTTTTTCTCGAAACGACAACTCAGCTGCGCTCACAAATCCGACCTCATCATGGCAGCAACACAAACCGAGGCGTCCTCTTCGAGTGCCTCGCAAGCAGTGGCAAATGTCGGCAAGATTCTGCAACCGGAATGGCAGATTCCTATCAAACAGGTCCCCGAGCCTGAGCTCAAGATGTACAACTCGCTCACTCGCACCAAGACCCCCTTTGTGCCAAAGAAGGGCCGAACTGTCACATGGTATAACTGCGGTCCGACCGTCTACGATGCAAGCCACATGGGTCACGCACGAAACTACGTCACACAAGACATCATACGTCGTATCCTCCGTGACTATCTCGGCTATGACGTGCACTTTGTCATGAACATCACCGATGTCGACGACAAAATTATTATCAAAGCGCGTCACTCGTACCTCCTCAAGCAATTCCGCTCGCAGCATGCTCAGCTCACCAAGCCTCTCCTCGCCACCGTACAAGAGGC encodes the following:
- a CDS encoding putative vacuolar sorting protein (hbrA); its protein translation is MASAATASRQAGPTAAPSQTPASNSSPTTAPSAMAPPILEPWDGLDTRILTDLARRGLMSTLDTIKEAKTLMLDPSLAGPLGLVADVSSLKQHGVEKMFWLEPASAAFVTKNDAKHSQAQVKAGLKFVNAPTKSVVYICRPEIKWMKAIAEHLRADRSVRPTSPLQHTYTISFVPHRTEPCLQFLDQEAVLSDVSLLDFGLEFVPLDHDLISLEDETAWKRIYCDGDHTPIFRSAQALMTLQHAYGLFPRILGKGALARRLADLLIRQRREHLASDPSSPALTAPSHLIDSLIIIDRAVDYATPLCTQLTYEGLVDEVVGINNGHVEVDPALLTGHAQTAEVGAQPHASGSGTPLQMTSAPKKRKHRLDASTDLLFAEIRNLNFAVVGDCLHRAAKRLNQDYEGRHQAKTVSQIRAFVGKLGGLQSEHACLRLHTGLTEKIMEWTSREEFNRMLEVQQNSVAGLDLPAQYQAIEDMVNEERDLVGVLRLLCLTSVVGLGSTAGGIKAKNLEFVKREILQTYGYQHLPLLLALQKVGLLTRASAIPATSSTGGFGGALSSVVGVGNSSANAAGDSESRGSAEEGGKGGFASVRRSLRLINDDVDERAPTDISYVYSGYAPLSIRLVQAIAQKEALLDPSRSDPNAKPVRAVKPRAHPIVGWRGFDDAVNQLPGATFDEIQSGSMAGNTGSNAELGQGASSSGAASLLPPTDPDAVTSTLVFFLGGVTYTELAALRFMNAQTRNRRFVVATTNTINGNKMINDLAETRL